One genomic segment of Marinitoga sp. 38H-ov includes these proteins:
- a CDS encoding ABC transporter permease encodes MNKIIWLSKYITKKALRNKAEIFFNLFFPLIFLIIFGFVFNDQYTDDLMRVAIFSEDKSIIEDLSKIYKVIEIDNIEDVSKDIKSGNNNVGIIIEDNIVKIFFDESNMNISSLLNGLELNIRKILLNKKLENKEKFNYININEKNVSLTKVKTSYVDYLLTGVIAISLLSNGMFSVITVFGRYKRLNVLKRFILVPIKTYTFVIGITLTRIIISFLSLLILIISSIIIFKLSIVINWPLYLLLSFTSTIGMMGFGLLFLFVFNKSETAQNAASIFFSLMMFFSGIYFPIEFLPKTFKLISYIFPIKYIVDSLRYVSGIELMNFYTFLLINFIMLFGGILLLILASKKFLLPEK; translated from the coding sequence ATGAATAAAATAATTTGGTTATCAAAATATATCACAAAAAAAGCTTTGAGGAATAAAGCTGAAATATTTTTTAACTTGTTTTTTCCATTAATTTTTTTAATAATTTTTGGTTTTGTATTTAATGATCAATATACAGATGATTTAATGAGAGTAGCTATTTTTTCCGAAGATAAAAGCATTATAGAGGATTTATCTAAAATATATAAAGTTATTGAAATCGATAATATTGAAGATGTATCAAAAGATATTAAAAGTGGAAATAATAATGTTGGAATAATTATTGAAGACAATATAGTTAAAATTTTTTTTGATGAATCTAACATGAATATCTCTTCATTATTAAACGGTTTAGAATTAAATATTAGAAAAATACTTTTAAATAAAAAATTAGAAAATAAAGAAAAATTTAATTATATTAATATAAACGAAAAAAATGTATCGCTTACCAAAGTAAAAACAAGTTATGTTGATTATCTTTTAACTGGTGTAATTGCTATATCTCTATTATCAAATGGAATGTTTTCTGTTATTACAGTTTTTGGTAGATATAAAAGATTAAATGTTTTAAAAAGGTTTATACTTGTTCCAATTAAAACTTATACATTTGTTATTGGAATAACTTTAACAAGGATTATTATCAGTTTTTTATCATTATTAATTTTGATAATTTCTAGTATAATAATTTTTAAGTTATCAATAGTAATTAATTGGCCATTATACCTATTATTATCCTTTACCTCTACAATAGGTATGATGGGTTTCGGATTATTATTTTTGTTTGTTTTTAATAAAAGCGAGACCGCTCAAAATGCTGCCTCAATATTTTTTTCATTGATGATGTTTTTTTCAGGAATTTATTTTCCTATAGAATTTTTACCTAAAACATTTAAATTAATATCTTATATCTTTCCAATAAAATATATTGTTGACTCATTAAGATACGTTTCAGGTATAGAATTGATGAATTTTTATACTTTTTTGTTAATTAATTTTATAATGCTTTTTGGTGGAATTTTGCTTTTAATATTAGCTTCAAAAAAATTTTTATTACCAGAGAAATAA
- the mnmG gene encoding tRNA uridine-5-carboxymethylaminomethyl(34) synthesis enzyme MnmG, whose product MNFEDDLKYDVIVVGAGHAGIEAAYASAKMGMKTLLLTINLDNVGWAPCNPAVGGPAKGIVTREIDALGGLQAKVTDKSMINIRMLNTKKGPAVRALRAQIDKYEYSQNMKEILHSTPNLLLRYGLVKELITDKGKIMGVVTELGVKYEAKAVVLTTGTFLRGKIFVGRSVFESGRMGDFPANGLSKSLIENGIKLGRFKTGTPARILKDSIDFSKMERQDTADEPLTFSYFSEPKILEKDYPCWLTRTTEETHNIIKKYLMFSPLYGDVKLIESVGPRYCPSIEDKVVKFNKESHQLFVEPEGRKTKEYYINGLSTSLPYEAQIQMVRSVPGLENAIIIRPAYAVEYDFAYPDQLQHSLESKIIEGLFFAGQINGTSGYEEAAGQGLIAGINAALKIRGEDPFIPSRSESYIGVLIDDLIIKGTNEPYRLLTSRAEFRLLLRHDNAHLRLAKYGYKYGLISKEFYEKVIKLEKNIDDQIERLKNIKVKPNNQINDIIVEKGSSPIKSGMSLYEILKRPQILYSDLIEFDPDPIKDSELLEQVEIAIKYGGYIKRMKDDVERMKNLEKERIPENIDYSNIPNLAYEAVEKLSKVKPKSVGQAMRIPGITPADIMNLTMYLKSK is encoded by the coding sequence ATAAATTTTGAAGATGACTTGAAATATGATGTCATTGTAGTTGGAGCCGGTCATGCCGGAATAGAGGCAGCGTATGCATCAGCAAAAATGGGAATGAAAACATTATTGTTGACAATTAATCTAGATAATGTGGGTTGGGCCCCTTGCAATCCAGCTGTAGGAGGACCAGCTAAAGGTATAGTTACAAGGGAAATAGACGCTTTAGGTGGATTGCAAGCTAAAGTTACAGATAAAAGTATGATTAACATTAGAATGTTAAATACTAAAAAAGGTCCAGCAGTTAGAGCTTTGAGAGCTCAAATTGATAAATATGAATATTCTCAAAATATGAAAGAAATTTTACATTCAACCCCAAATTTATTATTGAGATATGGTTTAGTTAAAGAATTAATTACAGATAAAGGAAAAATAATGGGTGTTGTTACTGAATTAGGGGTAAAATATGAAGCAAAAGCAGTTGTTCTAACAACAGGAACTTTTTTACGTGGAAAAATATTTGTAGGTAGAAGTGTTTTTGAATCAGGAAGAATGGGGGATTTCCCTGCTAATGGTTTAAGTAAATCATTAATTGAAAATGGGATTAAATTAGGAAGGTTTAAAACCGGGACTCCTGCTAGGATATTGAAAGATAGTATTGATTTTTCTAAAATGGAAAGACAAGATACAGCTGATGAACCTTTGACATTTTCTTATTTTTCTGAACCTAAAATTTTAGAAAAAGACTATCCATGTTGGTTGACAAGAACAACAGAAGAAACTCATAATATAATTAAAAAATATTTAATGTTTTCACCATTATATGGTGATGTGAAATTGATAGAAAGTGTTGGACCAAGATATTGTCCATCAATTGAAGATAAAGTTGTAAAATTTAATAAAGAATCGCATCAATTATTTGTTGAACCTGAAGGTAGAAAAACAAAAGAATATTATATTAATGGTTTAAGTACAAGCTTGCCATACGAAGCTCAAATTCAAATGGTTAGAAGTGTTCCAGGACTTGAAAACGCTATCATAATTAGACCCGCATATGCTGTAGAATATGACTTTGCATATCCAGATCAATTACAGCATTCATTAGAATCAAAAATTATTGAAGGATTATTTTTTGCGGGACAAATAAATGGAACTAGCGGATATGAAGAAGCTGCAGGACAAGGTCTAATTGCAGGAATAAATGCTGCGTTAAAAATTAGAGGCGAAGATCCATTTATTCCTTCAAGATCAGAATCATATATAGGAGTTTTGATAGATGATTTGATAATTAAAGGTACAAATGAACCCTATAGATTATTAACTTCAAGAGCAGAGTTTAGATTATTATTAAGACATGATAATGCTCATTTAAGATTAGCAAAATATGGTTATAAGTATGGATTGATTTCTAAAGAATTCTATGAAAAAGTTATTAAGTTAGAAAAAAATATTGACGATCAAATTGAAAGATTAAAAAATATTAAAGTGAAGCCCAATAATCAAATAAATGATATAATTGTAGAAAAAGGAAGTTCTCCTATAAAAAGCGGGATGAGTTTATATGAAATATTAAAAAGACCACAAATTTTATATAGTGATTTAATTGAATTTGACCCTGACCCAATTAAAGATAGCGAATTGTTAGAACAAGTTGAAATAGCAATAAAATATGGTGGATATATAAAAAGGATGAAAGATGACGTTGAAAGAATGAAAAATCTTGAAAAAGAAAGAATTCCTGAAAATATAGATTATTCTAATATACCTAATTTAGCTTATGAAGCTGTTGAGAAATTAAGCAAAGTAAAACCAAAATCTGTGGGCCAAGCCATGAGAATTCCAGGTATTACTCCAGCAGATATAATGAATTTAACAATGTATTTAAAAAGTAAGTAA
- a CDS encoding amidohydrolase, giving the protein MKSPIELRHILHQNPEIGFNEFETTKILEEQIIKLSKYYNVNIEILKPLDTGLTIKYDPINIEEYVLFRADIDALPIQEKNDIDYKSKNYNMHACGHDVHMSILYGFMKYVFENKIRKNILFLFQPAEEGGGGAKKILDTGIFEQFNITRAHALHVTDEYDKGIIATSKGVLFASAIEIDIEFFGKNAHIAFPQDGKNALNAMRIFLDSIDKIPQNPVKPLIFGIGKTISGEVRNVIPSYAKIEGSIRSLNLEYSMEYIEILKNILESIKKMTGVDYKITLGSMYKEVINDEKTYNYFIEKLKNDYIIIDCGYKMTGEDFGFIAEKYPSVMFWLGTKVDKKVGLHSPNFLPDDDVIDIGINIFSKIL; this is encoded by the coding sequence ATGAAATCACCAATTGAATTAAGACATATTTTACATCAAAATCCTGAAATAGGATTTAATGAATTTGAAACTACTAAAATTTTAGAAGAACAAATAATTAAATTATCTAAATATTATAATGTGAATATAGAAATATTAAAACCATTAGATACTGGATTAACTATAAAATATGATCCTATTAATATAGAAGAGTATGTATTATTTAGAGCAGATATAGATGCATTACCTATTCAAGAAAAAAATGATATAGATTATAAATCGAAAAATTATAATATGCATGCATGTGGTCATGATGTTCATATGTCAATATTATATGGGTTTATGAAATACGTATTTGAAAATAAAATTCGAAAAAATATATTATTTTTATTTCAACCAGCTGAAGAAGGTGGTGGAGGAGCAAAAAAAATATTAGATACAGGTATTTTTGAACAGTTTAATATTACAAGAGCACATGCATTGCATGTTACTGATGAATATGATAAAGGTATAATTGCTACTTCAAAAGGAGTTTTATTTGCATCAGCAATAGAAATAGATATAGAGTTTTTTGGAAAAAATGCGCATATAGCATTTCCGCAAGATGGAAAAAATGCATTAAATGCTATGAGAATATTTTTAGATTCTATAGATAAAATACCACAAAATCCAGTAAAACCATTGATATTTGGTATAGGAAAAACAATTTCGGGTGAAGTAAGAAATGTTATACCTTCATATGCGAAAATAGAAGGCAGTATTAGATCTTTAAATTTAGAATATTCTATGGAATATATTGAGATTTTAAAAAATATTCTTGAATCTATTAAGAAAATGACAGGTGTTGATTACAAAATAACTTTAGGATCAATGTATAAGGAAGTAATTAATGATGAAAAAACATATAATTATTTTATTGAAAAATTAAAAAACGATTATATTATAATAGATTGTGGTTATAAAATGACTGGAGAGGATTTTGGATTTATAGCAGAAAAATATCCATCAGTTATGTTTTGGTTAGGTACAAAAGTTGATAAAAAAGTTGGGCTACATTCTCCAAATTTTTTACCAGATGATGATGTTATTGATATAGGAATAAATATTTTTAGTAAAATATTATAA
- a CDS encoding aminotransferase class III-fold pyridoxal phosphate-dependent enzyme — MILKMYDYYNIKIDYAKGIYIYSKNGEKYIDTFSGIGVLALGHSNEELILALKNKIDKYMHLSNYFLDEDAQWVANKLVELTGERGTVFFTNSGTESTEAALKAVKKLSTKKKNKIIFFKNGFHGRTLGALSINGFEKLKAPFRPLIPYCNELDFNDVKGFKDYMEFHGDEVLAVFLETILGSGGIIPITQEFADVLNYYKKEKKYILVCDEIQAGLGRTGKFFSYENFNLKPDMITIGKAIGGGLPLGATIFLNETANILKSGDHGSTFAPNPIALSGARFLLEKIPHMLDNIRKKSNYFFNKLNNINSYKISDIRGIGLMIGIELADSYFDLRKKAFEKKLLLNVISNNSIIRLLPALNIQYSEIDDIISILEELL, encoded by the coding sequence ATGATTTTAAAAATGTATGACTATTACAATATTAAGATAGATTATGCAAAAGGAATTTATATTTATTCAAAAAATGGTGAAAAATATATTGATACATTTTCAGGTATAGGAGTATTAGCGTTAGGACATTCTAATGAAGAATTAATACTTGCTTTAAAAAATAAAATAGATAAATATATGCATTTATCTAATTATTTTTTAGATGAAGATGCACAATGGGTAGCGAATAAATTAGTTGAATTAACTGGTGAAAGAGGAACAGTATTTTTTACTAATTCAGGAACAGAGTCTACAGAAGCTGCTTTAAAAGCAGTAAAAAAGTTATCAACAAAAAAGAAAAATAAAATCATATTTTTTAAAAATGGTTTTCACGGAAGAACATTAGGCGCATTATCTATTAATGGGTTTGAAAAATTGAAAGCACCATTTAGACCATTAATACCATATTGTAATGAGCTTGATTTCAATGATGTAAAAGGATTTAAAGATTATATGGAATTTCACGGTGATGAAGTTTTAGCAGTGTTTTTAGAAACAATTCTAGGTTCTGGTGGAATAATTCCAATAACTCAGGAATTTGCTGATGTTTTAAATTATTATAAAAAAGAAAAAAAATATATATTAGTTTGTGATGAAATTCAAGCAGGATTAGGTAGAACGGGAAAATTCTTTTCATATGAAAATTTTAATTTAAAACCCGATATGATAACAATAGGTAAAGCAATAGGTGGTGGACTGCCATTAGGTGCGACTATATTTTTAAATGAAACTGCAAATATTTTAAAATCTGGTGATCATGGTTCTACATTTGCTCCTAATCCAATTGCTTTATCTGGTGCAAGATTTTTATTAGAAAAAATTCCTCATATGTTAGACAATATTAGAAAAAAAAGTAATTATTTTTTCAACAAATTAAATAATATCAATTCATATAAAATTTCTGACATAAGAGGAATTGGATTAATGATTGGGATTGAATTAGCTGATTCTTATTTTGATTTAAGAAAAAAAGCATTTGAAAAAAAATTATTATTAAATGTAATTTCCAACAATTCTATTATTAGATTATTACCAGCTTTGAATATTCAATATAGTGAAATAGATGATATAATATCTATCTTGGAGGAGTTATTATGA
- a CDS encoding aspartate kinase, producing the protein MNIVVQKYGGSSVSDTNKIKFVANKVKNKVYEGYKVVVIVSAMGETTDNLIKLANEISNKPHPRELDMLLTTGEQISVALLSMALIDLNVKTKSLNAFQAGIFTTSDFTKARIQKFKVSRIINLLKENDVLVITGFQGITEEGDYTTLGRGGSDTSAVAIAAALNSECEIYSDFPGIYTFDPRKYPDAKKLKFVTYDEMLEMSSLGARVLHSRAIEVAKKYNLKVYCASTFTEEEGTYVVADNIENPVVTGMSVMENQTQVTITNIPFNHDIIYNIFDKIAQKGFNVDMISIININEKLNVSFTIIEEEMENFDNYLKEALNDLQVTYEHGYAKISVVGIGMRTEKGVASRFFKALEDIPIRMVTTSEIKISCLLEKKYLDIATRAIIKEFEL; encoded by the coding sequence ATGAATATTGTTGTTCAAAAATACGGAGGATCATCTGTATCAGATACTAATAAAATAAAATTTGTTGCGAACAAGGTTAAAAATAAGGTTTATGAAGGTTATAAGGTAGTGGTAATTGTTTCTGCAATGGGGGAAACTACAGATAATTTAATTAAATTAGCTAATGAAATATCTAATAAACCACATCCGAGAGAATTAGATATGCTTCTTACTACTGGAGAACAAATTTCTGTGGCATTATTATCAATGGCATTAATAGATTTAAATGTAAAAACTAAATCTTTAAATGCTTTTCAAGCTGGTATTTTTACAACATCAGATTTTACAAAAGCTAGAATACAAAAATTCAAAGTATCTAGAATTATTAATTTATTAAAAGAAAATGATGTTTTAGTAATAACAGGATTTCAAGGTATAACGGAAGAGGGAGATTATACTACTTTAGGTAGAGGTGGCTCAGATACTTCAGCAGTTGCTATAGCAGCTGCTTTGAATTCTGAATGTGAAATATATAGTGATTTTCCTGGAATATATACTTTTGATCCTAGAAAATACCCAGATGCTAAAAAATTAAAGTTTGTCACATATGATGAAATGCTTGAAATGTCAAGTTTAGGGGCAAGGGTTTTACATAGTAGAGCAATAGAGGTCGCAAAAAAATATAATTTAAAGGTTTATTGTGCATCTACTTTTACTGAAGAGGAGGGAACTTATGTGGTCGCAGATAATATTGAAAATCCTGTTGTAACAGGAATGAGTGTTATGGAAAATCAAACTCAAGTAACAATAACAAATATTCCTTTTAATCATGATATAATTTATAATATATTTGATAAGATAGCTCAAAAAGGTTTTAATGTAGATATGATCTCTATAATAAATATTAATGAAAAATTGAATGTTTCATTTACTATAATTGAAGAAGAGATGGAAAACTTTGATAATTATTTAAAAGAAGCTCTTAACGATTTACAAGTAACTTATGAACATGGATATGCTAAGATATCTGTTGTTGGAATTGGTATGAGAACAGAAAAAGGAGTAGCTTCTAGATTTTTTAAGGCTTTAGAAGATATTCCAATTAGAATGGTAACTACATCAGAAATAAAAATTTCTTGTTTATTAGAAAAGAAATATTTAGATATAGCTACAAGAGCTATAATAAAGGAGTTTGAATTATGA
- the dapD gene encoding 2,3,4,5-tetrahydropyridine-2,6-dicarboxylate N-acetyltransferase, with amino-acid sequence MDSYEIIEYIAKSKKTTPVKVYVKGELKCLPFEEYYGDEFSGIIFCELEEFEKYLNENKEKIYKYRIEIDRKNSAIPLLDLKKINARIEPGAIIRNLVEIGDNAVIMMGAVINIGAKIGKKTMIDMNVVVGGRAQIGDNCHIGAGSVIAGVIEPPSADPVIIEDNVLIGANAVVLEGIRIGRNSVVAAGSIVTKNVEPNTVVAGIPAKVIKKVDEKTKDKTKLLDELRNL; translated from the coding sequence ATGGATTCATATGAAATAATTGAATATATTGCAAAATCAAAAAAAACAACTCCTGTAAAGGTATATGTAAAGGGAGAATTAAAATGTTTACCTTTTGAAGAATATTATGGAGATGAATTTTCAGGAATAATATTTTGTGAATTAGAAGAATTTGAAAAGTACTTAAATGAAAACAAAGAAAAAATATATAAATATAGAATAGAAATTGATAGAAAAAATTCAGCAATACCTTTATTAGACTTAAAAAAAATAAATGCAAGAATAGAACCTGGAGCAATAATTAGAAATTTGGTTGAAATTGGGGATAATGCTGTTATTATGATGGGTGCTGTAATAAATATTGGAGCAAAAATAGGAAAGAAAACAATGATAGATATGAATGTTGTAGTTGGTGGTAGAGCACAAATAGGCGACAATTGCCATATTGGAGCAGGGTCTGTTATAGCTGGGGTTATAGAACCGCCAAGTGCAGATCCGGTAATTATTGAAGATAATGTTTTAATTGGTGCAAACGCTGTGGTTTTAGAAGGAATTAGAATAGGAAGAAATTCTGTTGTAGCAGCAGGATCTATTGTTACAAAAAATGTTGAACCAAATACAGTAGTAGCTGGAATACCAGCGAAAGTTATAAAAAAAGTAGATGAAAAAACAAAAGATAAAACAAAACTTTTAGATGAATTAAGAAATTTGTAG